In Proteus vulgaris, one DNA window encodes the following:
- a CDS encoding type II secretion system F family protein, with translation MRLQQVYRYVALSYQGEWCSGNILASSNNDVFIKLTQQQKIPIKIRLYKIMIFQESDKKYRIQLLEQLALLLYSGLALLPALTLLKNECRYTHWQCVLDDIIFNLMQGGTLSKQLSRYPVYFPRSLVRFIFIGEESGKLNEVITLQITQLKKQQEIVKKIKKSFKYPLFLLAILFSITSIMLLYVLPEYQSLYSAFNTELPDLTLALITFSQWFSNYIFIILVFFIGIILLYHFIRHYSPFFYYYEQTIFLHLPYFGTLLKYHQLYLIFQIISITQQAGLPLLQGLTIIIEQLTHPIYKRQLLQMSEHITQGKSLSLFMKNASYFPPICYQFIICAENSGQLLYFCQQLSDWFYHQLEEQLNTISTWLEPLLMAIIASIIGTLIMAMYLPILQLGDTIQ, from the coding sequence ATGAGATTACAGCAAGTTTATCGTTACGTTGCACTAAGCTATCAAGGCGAATGGTGTTCAGGAAACATTCTCGCATCATCAAATAATGATGTTTTTATTAAATTAACACAGCAACAAAAAATCCCCATAAAAATACGTTTATACAAAATCATGATATTTCAAGAAAGTGATAAAAAATATCGTATTCAATTGCTTGAACAACTCGCATTATTACTTTACTCAGGTTTAGCTCTTTTACCTGCTTTAACGTTATTAAAAAATGAATGTCGTTATACTCATTGGCAATGTGTATTAGATGATATTATTTTTAACTTAATGCAAGGTGGCACATTATCAAAACAGTTAAGCCGTTATCCCGTTTATTTTCCACGTTCATTAGTACGCTTTATTTTTATTGGTGAAGAAAGCGGAAAATTAAATGAAGTCATAACACTTCAAATAACACAATTAAAAAAACAACAAGAAATAGTTAAAAAGATCAAAAAATCTTTTAAATACCCACTTTTTTTATTGGCTATTCTATTTTCTATTACCAGTATTATGTTGTTATACGTTTTACCTGAATATCAATCCTTGTACAGTGCCTTTAATACTGAACTTCCTGATTTAACTTTAGCATTAATTACTTTCTCCCAATGGTTTTCTAACTATATTTTTATAATACTCGTTTTCTTCATTGGGATAATATTGCTTTATCATTTTATTCGCCATTATTCGCCGTTCTTTTATTATTATGAACAAACTATTTTTCTTCATCTACCTTATTTCGGCACGCTATTAAAATACCATCAACTCTATCTTATTTTTCAAATAATAAGTATTACACAACAAGCTGGATTACCATTATTACAAGGCTTAACGATTATTATAGAACAACTTACACATCCTATTTATAAACGTCAGCTATTACAAATGAGTGAACACATTACGCAAGGAAAATCATTAAGTTTATTTATGAAAAATGCGTCTTATTTTCCTCCTATTTGCTATCAATTTATCATTTGTGCAGAAAACTCAGGACAGTTACTCTATTTTTGTCAGCAATTAAGTGATTGGTTTTATCATCAGCTTGAAGAACAATTAAATACTATCAGTACATGGTTAGAACCGCTGTTAATGGCGATAATTGCATCGATTATTGGTACATTAATTATGGCTATGTATCTTCCTATATTACAGTTAGGTGATACTATACAATGA
- the ppdD gene encoding prepilin peptidase-dependent pilin has translation MNALNYHSSENGFTLMELMIVIAIISILSSVAIPAYQGYIQKAALTDILQTLSPYRSAVELCRYENELHHCDSGSTFMPSQFRSRYLTEVSVSNGVINATGKAQLEGLTIVMSLEKSTRDYLPIWRTQCSATNTTLQKQCTEIFKSY, from the coding sequence ATGAACGCACTAAATTATCACTCATCCGAAAATGGCTTTACCCTTATGGAACTCATGATTGTCATAGCCATTATTTCTATTTTAAGCTCCGTCGCTATTCCTGCTTATCAAGGTTATATCCAAAAAGCGGCTTTAACCGATATTTTGCAAACGCTCTCCCCTTATCGTTCAGCTGTTGAATTATGTCGTTATGAAAATGAACTTCACCATTGCGATTCCGGCTCAACTTTTATGCCCTCACAATTTCGCAGTCGATACCTTACTGAAGTATCCGTATCAAATGGTGTCATTAATGCAACTGGGAAAGCACAACTTGAAGGCCTAACCATTGTCATGTCTTTAGAAAAAAGTACGCGGGATTATCTTCCCATATGGAGGACACAATGTTCTGCCACTAATACTACGTTACAAAAGCAATGTACTGAAATATTTAAATCATATTAA
- the coaE gene encoding dephospho-CoA kinase (Dephospho-CoA kinase (CoaE) performs the final step in coenzyme A biosynthesis.) has product MAYTVALTGGIGSGKTTIANAFASLGVPLVDADVIARLVVEPHSFGLNALHQHFGDSILLPDGSLNRAQLRQIIFQHDEEKNWVNNLLHPLIQQETQRQIQQIKTPYLIWVVPLLIENKLTHLASRVLVVDVTQEEQIARTMKRDGVSREQVLNILKAQAQRQERLAAADDIIENHDNSQNIIGKVKQLHQHYLELAQQALQDNSHE; this is encoded by the coding sequence ATGGCTTATACGGTTGCTCTTACAGGCGGAATAGGTAGTGGTAAAACCACTATTGCTAATGCTTTTGCCTCATTAGGTGTACCTCTTGTTGATGCTGATGTTATTGCTCGATTAGTGGTAGAACCTCATTCCTTTGGGCTAAATGCGTTACATCAACATTTTGGTGACAGCATTTTATTGCCTGATGGTTCATTAAACCGAGCTCAGCTACGCCAGATTATTTTTCAACATGACGAAGAAAAAAACTGGGTCAATAATCTTCTTCACCCCCTGATACAGCAAGAGACTCAAAGACAAATACAACAAATTAAAACCCCTTATTTAATTTGGGTTGTTCCTTTATTAATTGAAAATAAATTAACTCACTTAGCCTCTCGTGTTCTTGTCGTTGATGTTACACAAGAAGAACAAATAGCAAGAACAATGAAACGAGATGGCGTAAGCCGAGAACAAGTGCTCAATATTTTAAAGGCACAAGCTCAAAGACAAGAACGATTAGCCGCCGCTGATGATATTATTGAAAATCACGATAATAGCCAAAATATAATTGGCAAAGTTAAGCAACTCCATCAGCATTACTTAGAATTAGCTCAACAAGCGTTACAGGACAACAGCCATGAGTGA
- the lpdA gene encoding dihydrolipoyl dehydrogenase — translation MSTEIKAQVVVLGAGPAGYSAAFRCADLGLETVLVERHSTLGGVCLNVGCIPSKALLHVAKVIEEAKALSEHGVVFDAPKTDIDKIRIWKDKVISQLTGGLAGMAKGRKVTVVNGEARFTGSHTLSVEGGEGTTTITFENAIVAAGSRPIELPFIPHEDPRVWDSTDALQLKTVPERLLVMGGGIIGLEMGTVYHSLGSQIDVVEMFDQVIPAADKDVVKVFTKRISKKFNLMLETKVTAVEAKEDGIYVTMEGKKAPAEPQRYDAVLVAIGRVPNGKLLDAGKAGIEVDDRGFIHVDKQMRTNVPHIFAIGDIVGQPMLAHKGVHEGHVAAEVISGKKHYFDPKVIPSIAYTEPEVAWVGMTEKEAKEKGVSYEVASFPWAASGRAIASDCADGMTKLIFDKETNRVIGGAIVGSNGGELLGEIGLAIEMGCDAEDIALTIHAHPTLYESIGMAAEVFEGSITDLPNPKAKKKK, via the coding sequence ATGAGTACTGAAATTAAAGCACAGGTAGTGGTTCTCGGTGCAGGCCCTGCGGGTTATTCCGCGGCGTTCCGTTGCGCTGACTTAGGTTTAGAAACAGTTTTAGTTGAACGTCACTCTACATTAGGTGGTGTTTGTCTGAACGTGGGTTGTATCCCTTCTAAAGCGTTACTCCACGTTGCTAAAGTTATCGAAGAAGCGAAAGCATTATCTGAACACGGTGTTGTTTTTGATGCACCAAAAACAGATATCGACAAAATTCGCATCTGGAAAGACAAAGTTATTTCTCAATTAACCGGTGGCTTAGCGGGCATGGCTAAAGGCCGTAAAGTGACTGTTGTTAATGGCGAAGCACGATTCACTGGTTCTCACACATTGTCTGTTGAAGGTGGTGAAGGTACAACTACCATCACTTTTGAAAATGCAATCGTTGCTGCCGGCTCACGTCCAATCGAATTACCATTTATTCCACATGAAGACCCAAGAGTATGGGATTCAACAGATGCACTGCAACTGAAAACTGTACCAGAGCGTTTACTGGTTATGGGTGGCGGTATCATCGGTCTGGAAATGGGAACGGTTTATCACTCTCTGGGTTCTCAGATTGACGTGGTTGAAATGTTTGATCAGGTTATCCCTGCTGCTGACAAAGACGTGGTTAAAGTATTTACCAAACGTATCAGCAAGAAATTTAACCTGATGCTAGAAACCAAAGTTACTGCGGTTGAAGCAAAAGAAGATGGCATCTACGTAACGATGGAAGGCAAAAAAGCCCCAGCAGAACCACAACGTTATGATGCAGTATTAGTTGCTATCGGTCGTGTGCCTAACGGTAAATTACTAGACGCAGGTAAAGCGGGCATCGAAGTTGATGATCGTGGCTTTATCCATGTTGACAAACAAATGCGCACTAATGTACCTCACATCTTTGCTATTGGAGACATTGTTGGTCAACCAATGCTGGCTCATAAAGGTGTTCATGAAGGTCATGTTGCAGCAGAAGTTATTTCTGGTAAAAAACATTACTTCGATCCTAAAGTTATCCCATCAATCGCTTATACTGAACCAGAAGTTGCATGGGTTGGTATGACAGAAAAAGAAGCGAAAGAGAAAGGCGTTAGCTATGAAGTGGCTTCTTTCCCATGGGCTGCATCAGGCCGTGCAATCGCATCAGATTGTGCTGATGGTATGACTAAACTAATTTTCGACAAAGAAACTAACCGTGTTATCGGTGGTGCAATTGTTGGTTCTAACGGTGGTGAACTGTTAGGTGAAATTGGTCTGGCAATCGAAATGGGTTGTGATGCTGAAGATATCGCATTAACTATCCACGCTCACCCAACGTTATACGAATCAATTGGTATGGCTGCGGAAGTATTTGAAGGTAGCATCACTGACCTGCCAAATCCAAAAGCGAAAAAGAAAAAATAA
- the ampD gene encoding 1,6-anhydro-N-acetylmuramyl-L-alanine amidase AmpD: MEIKQGWLIDARKVPSPNHDKRPEGEVPSLLIVHNISLPPGQFGGPYIDRLFTNTLSEQDHPFFSEIIGLRVSAHCLIRRDGEIVQYVPFTDRAWHAGVSLYKGREKCNDFSIGIELEGTDNCNFTLNQYQQLAKITQSLITLYPAIKENITGHSDVAPNRKTDPGPHFDWDYFHSLLTK; the protein is encoded by the coding sequence GTGGAAATTAAACAAGGTTGGCTTATTGATGCAAGAAAAGTACCTTCACCAAACCATGATAAAAGGCCTGAAGGAGAAGTTCCCTCTTTACTGATTGTTCATAATATCAGTTTGCCACCTGGTCAATTTGGTGGGCCTTATATTGATAGGTTATTTACCAATACATTATCAGAGCAAGATCATCCTTTTTTTAGTGAAATAATCGGGTTAAGAGTATCTGCTCATTGCCTTATTCGGCGTGATGGTGAAATTGTGCAATATGTGCCTTTTACAGATAGAGCGTGGCATGCGGGCGTATCTTTATATAAAGGTAGAGAAAAGTGCAATGATTTCTCTATTGGTATAGAGCTTGAGGGTACTGATAATTGTAATTTTACACTAAACCAATATCAGCAATTAGCCAAGATAACTCAATCACTTATTACGCTTTATCCTGCCATTAAAGAGAACATAACAGGGCATAGTGATGTTGCACCAAATCGAAAAACAGATCCAGGGCCTCACTTTGATTGGGACTATTTTCATAGTTTGTTAACGAAATAA
- the aceE gene encoding pyruvate dehydrogenase (acetyl-transferring), homodimeric type, with protein sequence MSDMLKNDVDPIETRDWLQAIDSVIREEGVERAQFLIDQVLKQARNGGLNIALGGSVHSDYINTIPAEDEPAYPGNLELERRIRSAIRWNAVMMVLRASKKDLELGGHMASFQSSATLYEVCFNHFFRAQNETDGGDLVYFQGHISPGIYARAFLEGRLTEEQLNNFRQEIGGKGLSSYPHPKLMPEFWQFPTVSMGLGPLSAIYQAKFLKYLNHRGLKDTTKQTVYAFLGDGEMDEPESKGAITIAVREKLDNLCFVVNCNLQRLDGPVTGNGKIVNELEGIFAGAGWNVIKVMWGDRWDELLRKDTSGKLIQLMNETLDGDYQTFKSRDGAYVREHFFNRYPETAALVKDMTDDEIWALNRGGHDPKKVFAAFQKAKDTQNKPTVILAQTIKGYGMGETAEGKNIAHQVKKMNMDGVHHFRDRFNIPVADEQIKDLPYITFDKESEEYKYLHARRQDLGGYLPARRPRFEEKLDIPTLEDFSQLLEEQSKEISTTIAFVRALNVMLKNKSIKDRLVPIIADEARTFGMEGLFRQIGIYSPNGQQYTPQDREQVAYYKEDVKGQILQEGINELGAGASWLAAATSYSTNNLPMIPFYIYYSMFGFQRIGDLCWAAGDQQARGFLVGGTSGRTTLNGEGLQHEDGHSHIQSLTIPNCISYDPAFAYEVAVIMQDGLERMYGDKQENVYYYITTLNENYHMPAMPAGVEEGIRKGIYKLESLEGAKGKVQLLGSGSILRHVREAAQILSTEYGIGSDVYSVTSFTELARDGQDCERWNMLHPSEAPRVPYIAQIMNDAPAVASTDYMKLFAEQVRTYVPADDYRVLGTDGFGRSDSRENLRHHFEVDTSYVIVAALGELAKRGEIDVKVVEEAINKYNINPEKVNPRLA encoded by the coding sequence ATGTCAGATATGCTGAAAAATGACGTGGATCCGATCGAAACTCGCGACTGGTTACAAGCGATCGACTCGGTCATCCGTGAAGAAGGTGTTGAGCGTGCACAGTTCCTGATTGATCAGGTATTAAAACAAGCGCGTAATGGCGGTCTTAATATTGCTTTAGGCGGCTCTGTACACAGTGATTATATCAATACCATTCCTGCTGAAGATGAACCCGCTTACCCTGGCAATCTGGAATTAGAGCGTCGTATTCGTTCTGCTATTCGCTGGAACGCAGTAATGATGGTTCTGCGTGCATCCAAAAAAGATTTGGAACTCGGCGGACACATGGCGTCATTCCAATCTTCTGCAACGTTATATGAAGTGTGTTTTAACCACTTCTTCCGTGCTCAAAATGAAACTGATGGTGGCGATTTAGTTTACTTCCAAGGACATATCTCCCCAGGTATCTATGCTCGCGCATTCTTAGAAGGTCGTTTAACAGAAGAACAATTAAATAATTTCCGTCAAGAAATTGGTGGTAAAGGTTTATCTTCTTATCCACACCCTAAATTAATGCCTGAATTCTGGCAGTTCCCAACTGTTTCTATGGGTCTTGGGCCTCTATCTGCAATTTATCAAGCTAAATTCCTGAAATATTTAAATCACCGTGGCTTAAAAGATACGACTAAACAAACTGTTTATGCGTTCTTAGGCGATGGCGAAATGGACGAACCAGAATCTAAAGGTGCAATCACCATCGCAGTCCGCGAAAAATTAGATAACCTGTGCTTCGTTGTTAACTGTAACTTACAACGTCTTGATGGCCCAGTTACAGGTAACGGCAAAATTGTTAACGAATTAGAAGGTATCTTTGCCGGTGCTGGCTGGAACGTTATCAAAGTAATGTGGGGCGATCGTTGGGATGAGCTTCTGCGTAAAGACACCTCTGGCAAACTCATTCAATTAATGAATGAAACTCTGGATGGTGATTACCAGACATTTAAATCTCGTGATGGCGCTTATGTTCGTGAGCACTTCTTCAATCGTTACCCAGAAACTGCTGCATTAGTTAAAGATATGACTGATGATGAAATCTGGGCATTAAACCGTGGTGGTCACGATCCGAAGAAAGTTTTTGCTGCATTCCAAAAAGCAAAAGACACTCAAAACAAACCAACTGTTATTTTAGCTCAAACCATTAAAGGTTATGGTATGGGTGAAACAGCAGAAGGTAAAAATATTGCTCACCAAGTTAAAAAAATGAATATGGATGGCGTTCATCATTTCCGTGATCGTTTCAATATTCCAGTTGCTGATGAGCAAATTAAAGATCTTCCTTATATTACTTTTGACAAAGAGTCAGAAGAATATAAATACCTGCACGCACGTCGTCAGGATTTAGGTGGTTACCTGCCAGCACGTCGTCCTCGTTTTGAAGAAAAACTAGATATTCCGACACTGGAAGATTTCAGCCAATTACTGGAAGAACAATCTAAAGAGATTTCTACAACTATCGCATTCGTTCGTGCACTGAATGTAATGTTGAAAAACAAATCTATCAAAGATCGTTTAGTTCCAATTATTGCTGACGAAGCACGTACTTTCGGTATGGAAGGTCTGTTCCGTCAAATCGGTATTTACAGCCCGAATGGCCAGCAATACACGCCTCAAGATCGTGAGCAAGTTGCTTACTATAAAGAAGACGTTAAAGGTCAAATTCTGCAAGAAGGTATCAATGAACTGGGTGCTGGCGCATCTTGGTTAGCCGCTGCAACATCTTACAGCACTAACAATTTGCCAATGATCCCATTCTATATCTACTACTCAATGTTTGGTTTCCAACGTATTGGCGACCTATGCTGGGCAGCAGGTGACCAACAAGCTCGTGGCTTCTTAGTGGGTGGTACTTCAGGCCGTACAACACTTAATGGTGAAGGTCTACAACACGAAGATGGTCATAGCCATATTCAATCGCTGACTATCCCTAACTGTATCTCTTATGATCCAGCCTTCGCTTATGAAGTTGCTGTTATCATGCAAGACGGTTTAGAGCGTATGTATGGTGATAAACAAGAAAATGTTTATTACTACATCACTACACTCAACGAAAACTACCATATGCCAGCAATGCCAGCCGGTGTTGAAGAAGGTATCCGTAAAGGTATCTACAAACTGGAATCACTGGAAGGCGCGAAAGGTAAAGTTCAATTACTGGGTTCAGGTTCTATTCTGCGTCATGTACGTGAAGCAGCACAAATCCTATCTACTGAATACGGTATTGGTTCTGATGTTTATAGCGTAACTTCATTCACTGAACTGGCTCGTGATGGTCAAGATTGTGAACGTTGGAACATGCTACACCCATCTGAAGCACCGCGTGTACCTTACATCGCTCAGATTATGAATGATGCACCAGCTGTAGCCTCTACTGACTATATGAAATTGTTCGCTGAACAAGTTCGTACTTATGTACCAGCAGATGATTACCGCGTATTAGGTACAGATGGTTTCGGTCGTTCTGATAGCCGTGAAAACCTGCGTCACCACTTCGAAGTTGATACTTCTTATGTGATTGTTGCTGCATTAGGTGAATTAGCTAAACGTGGTGAGATTGATGTGAAGGTTGTTGAAGAAGCAATCAATAAATACAACATCAACCCTGAAAAAGTAAACCCACGTCTGGCGTAA
- the aceF gene encoding pyruvate dehydrogenase complex dihydrolipoyllysine-residue acetyltransferase translates to MSIEIKVPDIGADEVEVTEVMVKVGDRIEEEQSLITVEGDKASMEVPSPQAGVVKEIKIAVGDKVQTGSLIMIFEAEGAAQAAPAQAAAPAPAVAPATAELKEVHVPDIGGDEVEVTEVMVKVGDSIAEEQSLITVEGDKASMEVPAPFAGVVKEIKIATGDKVSTGSLIMVFEVAGSAPVAQAPAPAASAPATSAVKEVNVPDIGGDEVEVTEVMVKVGDSISEEQSLITVEGDKASMEVPAPFAGVVKEIKIAVGDKVKTGSLIMTFEVAGAAPVAQAPAPAAVAPASSAPAAPAKAQATAPVAKEEFVENDAYVHATPVIRRLAREFGVNLAKVKGTGRKGRILREDVQSYVKELIKRAESAPANAGGGLPGMLPWPKVDFSKFGEIEEVELSRIQKISGANLSRNWVMIPHVNLFDEADITEVEEFRKQQNKEAEKKKLDVKITPLVFVMKAAAKALADMPRFNSSISEDGQKLILKKYINIGIAVDTPNGLVVPVFKDVNKKGIIELSYELAEVSKKARAGKLTAADMQGGCFTISSLGGIGTTGFAPIVNAPEVAIMGLSRSSMKPVWNGKEFVPRLILPMSLSFDHRVIDGADGARFITLINQYMSDLRRLVM, encoded by the coding sequence ATGTCTATTGAAATTAAAGTCCCAGATATCGGTGCTGATGAAGTTGAAGTCACCGAAGTGATGGTGAAAGTGGGCGACCGTATTGAGGAAGAACAATCCTTAATTACTGTAGAAGGCGACAAAGCCTCTATGGAAGTCCCATCACCACAAGCGGGTGTAGTGAAAGAGATCAAAATTGCTGTGGGCGACAAAGTCCAAACAGGTTCTCTTATCATGATTTTTGAAGCAGAAGGTGCCGCGCAAGCTGCACCAGCTCAAGCAGCAGCTCCTGCACCAGCAGTAGCGCCTGCAACCGCAGAATTAAAAGAAGTTCATGTACCTGATATCGGTGGTGATGAAGTTGAAGTTACCGAAGTGATGGTGAAAGTGGGCGATAGCATTGCTGAAGAACAATCACTGATCACTGTAGAAGGCGATAAAGCTTCTATGGAAGTTCCAGCTCCATTTGCTGGCGTAGTAAAAGAAATCAAAATCGCAACTGGTGATAAAGTGAGCACTGGCTCTCTTATCATGGTATTTGAAGTTGCAGGTAGCGCACCTGTTGCTCAAGCACCAGCTCCAGCTGCATCTGCACCAGCAACATCTGCTGTGAAAGAAGTGAATGTTCCAGATATCGGTGGTGACGAAGTTGAAGTTACTGAAGTAATGGTTAAAGTAGGTGATTCCATTTCTGAAGAACAATCACTTATCACCGTTGAAGGTGACAAAGCTTCTATGGAAGTTCCAGCACCATTTGCAGGTGTGGTTAAAGAGATCAAAATTGCAGTGGGCGACAAAGTGAAAACTGGCTCACTGATCATGACGTTTGAAGTTGCCGGTGCAGCTCCTGTTGCTCAAGCACCAGCTCCAGCAGCAGTCGCGCCAGCAAGTTCTGCACCAGCAGCACCTGCAAAAGCACAAGCAACTGCACCAGTAGCAAAAGAAGAATTCGTTGAAAATGATGCTTACGTTCATGCAACACCTGTTATTCGTCGCTTAGCGCGTGAATTTGGTGTGAATTTAGCGAAAGTGAAAGGTACTGGTCGTAAAGGCCGTATCTTACGTGAAGACGTTCAGTCTTACGTGAAAGAGTTAATTAAACGTGCTGAATCAGCGCCAGCGAATGCAGGTGGTGGATTACCAGGCATGTTACCTTGGCCAAAAGTTGACTTCAGCAAGTTTGGTGAAATTGAAGAAGTTGAATTAAGCCGTATCCAGAAAATCTCTGGTGCTAACTTAAGCCGTAACTGGGTAATGATCCCTCACGTAAATCTGTTCGATGAAGCAGATATCACTGAGGTTGAAGAATTCCGTAAACAGCAAAATAAAGAAGCAGAGAAGAAAAAACTGGATGTTAAGATCACTCCGTTAGTCTTCGTGATGAAAGCTGCTGCAAAAGCACTGGCAGATATGCCACGCTTTAACAGTTCTATCTCTGAAGATGGACAGAAACTGATCCTGAAAAAATACATCAATATTGGTATTGCTGTAGATACACCTAACGGTTTAGTTGTTCCTGTTTTCAAAGATGTTAACAAAAAAGGCATTATTGAGCTGTCTTATGAGTTAGCTGAAGTTTCTAAGAAGGCACGTGCAGGTAAATTGACCGCTGCGGATATGCAAGGTGGATGTTTCACAATTTCTAGCCTTGGTGGTATCGGTACTACCGGTTTTGCACCAATCGTTAACGCACCAGAAGTTGCGATTATGGGACTTTCCCGTTCTTCTATGAAACCTGTATGGAATGGTAAAGAGTTCGTACCACGCTTGATTCTACCAATGTCATTATCTTTCGATCACCGCGTGATCGATGGTGCTGACGGTGCTCGATTCATCACTCTGATTAATCAGTACATGAGCGATTTACGTCGTTTGGTAATGTAA
- a CDS encoding ATPase, T2SS/T4P/T4SS family, giving the protein MDIPHSATEFIEHLLRHSILMRVSDLHIEPQQFNFRIRARIDNHLYLFSPPPNEFSEEIVTRLKILANLNITEKRLPQDGQFTWSYHEKNYSIRIATLPTLYGEKIVLRLINNLQQPELNHLGFQPSHLTLLKKYLTLPQGMILVTGPTGSGKTLTLYSCLHYLNKDNRNINSVEDPIELPLEGINQIQICEKAGITFTTILRALLRQDPDIIMVGEIRDPSTAEMAMKTAQTGHLVLSTLHTNSTNTTLMRLHNLGIAKDLIHSCISLIISQRLVRCLCSHCKTCLPNKKQININEEIIELPNWQAIGCQQCSSGYKGRTAIYDCFEPTKQAHASPYNLLHSGILLIKQGITTLEEVYQTLGDIE; this is encoded by the coding sequence ATGGATATCCCACACTCAGCAACAGAATTTATTGAACATCTATTACGCCATAGCATTTTAATGCGTGTTTCTGATTTACATATTGAACCTCAACAATTCAACTTTAGAATTAGAGCCAGAATAGATAACCATTTATATTTATTTTCTCCACCTCCGAATGAATTCTCAGAAGAAATAGTGACACGTTTAAAGATATTAGCTAATTTAAATATTACAGAAAAACGATTACCTCAAGATGGACAATTTACTTGGTCTTATCATGAGAAAAATTATTCAATAAGAATAGCTACACTTCCCACTCTTTATGGTGAAAAAATCGTTTTACGCCTTATCAATAACCTCCAACAACCAGAATTAAACCATTTAGGATTTCAGCCATCTCATTTAACACTATTAAAAAAATATTTAACTTTACCGCAAGGTATGATTTTAGTCACAGGCCCAACAGGTAGTGGAAAAACACTAACTTTATATAGTTGCTTACATTATTTAAATAAAGATAACCGTAATATAAATAGTGTTGAAGATCCCATTGAATTACCATTAGAAGGTATTAATCAAATTCAGATTTGTGAAAAAGCAGGGATCACATTTACTACAATACTACGCGCATTATTACGTCAAGATCCCGATATTATAATGGTGGGTGAAATTCGAGATCCCTCCACTGCTGAAATGGCAATGAAAACAGCACAAACAGGACATCTTGTTTTATCCACATTGCACACTAACTCCACAAATACCACCTTAATGCGCCTACACAATTTAGGCATTGCAAAAGATCTTATTCACTCTTGTATTAGTTTGATTATTTCACAGCGATTAGTGCGCTGTTTATGCTCGCATTGTAAAACCTGCTTACCCAATAAAAAACAGATTAATATCAATGAAGAAATCATTGAATTGCCGAACTGGCAAGCAATAGGCTGCCAGCAATGTAGCTCCGGTTATAAAGGAAGAACGGCAATCTATGACTGTTTTGAACCAACAAAACAAGCACATGCATCTCCCTATAATTTACTCCATTCAGGTATTTTATTAATTAAACAAGGAATAACAACACTTGAAGAGGTTTATCAAACTCTGGGAGATATTGAATGA
- the pdhR gene encoding pyruvate dehydrogenase complex transcriptional repressor PdhR: MAYTKIRQPKLSDVIEQQLEHLILEGTLRPGEKLLPERELAKQFDVSRPSLREAIQKLEAKGFLLRRQGGGTFVQHNLWQSFSDPLAQLLSGHPESQFDLLETRHALEGIAAYYAALRGTDEDLARIKASHDCILKAHEKGDLVAESEAVLQYQLIVTEAAHNVVLLHLLRCMVPMLEQNIRQNFEFLYTRKEMLTAVSEHRSQIYQAIINREPEVAREASHRHLAFIEDVLLDMSREHTRRERSLRRLQQHPDLF, translated from the coding sequence ATGGCTTATACAAAAATCCGTCAACCTAAGCTTTCTGATGTCATTGAGCAACAGCTTGAGCATCTGATTTTAGAAGGCACTCTGCGTCCAGGAGAGAAACTCTTACCTGAGCGTGAGCTGGCGAAGCAATTTGATGTATCTCGCCCTTCATTGCGTGAAGCTATCCAAAAATTAGAAGCTAAAGGCTTTTTACTTCGTCGCCAAGGTGGTGGAACATTTGTTCAGCATAATCTCTGGCAAAGTTTTAGTGATCCTTTAGCTCAACTGCTTAGCGGACATCCCGAATCTCAATTTGATCTCTTAGAAACGCGCCATGCCCTTGAAGGCATCGCTGCTTATTATGCAGCGTTACGCGGTACTGATGAAGATCTTGCTCGTATCAAAGCAAGCCATGATTGTATTCTGAAGGCCCACGAAAAGGGTGATTTGGTCGCTGAGTCTGAAGCCGTATTGCAATATCAATTAATTGTCACGGAAGCTGCTCATAATGTTGTTCTATTACATTTATTAAGATGCATGGTACCTATGCTTGAGCAGAATATCCGCCAGAATTTTGAGTTTCTTTACACTCGTAAAGAGATGTTAACTGCCGTAAGTGAGCATCGTAGTCAGATTTATCAGGCTATTATTAATAGAGAGCCAGAGGTAGCGCGTGAAGCTTCACATCGCCACTTAGCCTTTATTGAAGATGTTTTGTTGGATATGAGTCGTGAACATACTCGCCGTGAGCGCTCTTTGCGCCGGCTCCAACAACACCCTGATTTATTTTAG